Proteins encoded in a region of the Streptomyces sp. NBC_01471 genome:
- a CDS encoding cyclic nucleotide-binding/CBS domain-containing protein, which produces MFVRDAMSTVVLTIGPAHTLRQSATLMSARRIGAAVVLDPDTCGVGILTERDILNAVGGGLDPDQETAGAHTTTDVVFAAPSWTLEEAAGAMANGGFRHLIVLDDIGPVGVVSVRDIIRCWAPDRSAPAALVS; this is translated from the coding sequence ATGTTCGTCCGCGACGCCATGAGCACGGTGGTCCTCACCATCGGCCCGGCCCACACCCTCCGACAGTCCGCCACTCTGATGTCCGCACGCCGTATCGGCGCGGCTGTCGTCCTCGATCCCGACACCTGCGGGGTCGGCATTCTCACCGAACGCGACATCCTGAACGCCGTCGGCGGCGGCCTGGATCCCGACCAGGAGACCGCGGGCGCCCACACCACCACCGATGTCGTCTTCGCCGCACCCTCCTGGACCCTGGAGGAAGCCGCGGGCGCGATGGCGAACGGCGGCTTCCGGCATCTCATCGTGCTCGACGACATCGGCCCCGTCGGGGTCGTGTCGGTGCGCGACATCATCCGCTGCTGGGCGCCGGACAGAAGCGCACCGGCGGCGCTGGTCTCCTGA
- the hisN gene encoding histidinol-phosphatase: MPDYHDDLRFAHVLADAADAATMDRFKALDLKVETKPDMTPVTEADKGAEELIRGQLQRARPRDAILGEEYGLSGTGPRRWIIDPIDGTKNYVRGVPVWATLISLAVAGEDGHEPVVGVVSAPALGRRWWAAKGGGAYTGRSLTSATRLHVSKVAKVSDSSFAYSSLTGWDEQGRLDGFLDLTRDCWRTRGYGDFWPYMMVAEGSVDMCAEPELSLWDMAATAIVVQEAGGEFTSLDGVRGVEGGNAAASNGLLHGELLSYLRG, translated from the coding sequence ATGCCCGACTACCACGATGATCTGCGCTTCGCCCATGTCCTCGCGGACGCCGCCGACGCGGCGACCATGGACCGGTTCAAGGCCCTCGACCTGAAGGTCGAGACCAAGCCGGACATGACCCCCGTGACGGAGGCCGACAAGGGCGCCGAGGAGCTGATCCGCGGACAGCTCCAGCGCGCCAGGCCCCGCGACGCGATCCTCGGTGAGGAGTACGGCCTGTCGGGCACGGGCCCGCGCCGCTGGATCATCGACCCGATCGACGGCACCAAGAACTACGTACGCGGGGTCCCGGTCTGGGCCACGCTGATCTCGCTCGCGGTGGCGGGCGAGGACGGCCACGAACCGGTGGTCGGCGTGGTGTCCGCACCGGCGCTGGGCCGCCGCTGGTGGGCGGCGAAGGGCGGCGGCGCGTACACCGGGCGCAGTCTGACCTCGGCCACCCGGCTGCACGTCTCCAAGGTCGCCAAGGTCTCGGACTCGTCGTTCGCGTACTCCTCGCTGACCGGCTGGGACGAACAGGGCCGGCTCGACGGCTTCCTGGACCTGACCCGGGACTGCTGGCGCACCCGGGGGTACGGGGACTTCTGGCCGTACATGATGGTCGCCGAGGGTTCGGTGGACATGTGCGCGGAGCCCGAGCTGTCGCTCTGGGACATGGCGGCCACCGCCATCGTCGTCCAGGAGGCCGGCGGCGAGTTCACCAGCCTGGACGGGGTGCGGGGAGTCGAGGGCGGCAACGCGGCCGCCTCCAACGGGCTGCTCCACGGGGAACTGCTGAGCTATCTGCGCGGATGA